The genomic segment CTTCGACACAAGCGCGACTCCGCGCAGCCTGTGCTCCCCGATCATGCACCATAATGGTGCATCTTTAACATAAACGTGACTCCGCGCTTCCTATGCTGCCCAATCATGCACCAGAACGGTGCATCTCCAAAGCCAGCACTAATGCGCATCCATCGCGTTAAGCTAAATACTTCCCCGTAATCGACCTTCCTTCGCGGACGATCTGTTCCGGCGTGCCCTCGAATACCACCTGGCCGCCTCTGCTGCCGCCGTCGGGGCCCATGTCGATGATCCAATCGGCCTGACTGATCACTTCGAGGTTGTGCTCGATGACGATGACCGTATTGCCGGCGTCGACGAGCCGATTCATAATCTCGAGCAGATGACCGATATCGGACATATGAAGGCCTGTCGTGGGCTCGTCCATCACGTAGATGCTGCCCTTCTTGTGCAGCTCGCTCGCCAGCTTGATGCGCTGGCACTCCCCGCCCGACAGCGTGCTGAGCGGCTGCCCGAGCGTAATGTAGTTGAGTCCCACGTCGCTCATCGCCTGGAGCTTGCGCACGACTTCTTTGAGCTGGAAAAATGCCAACGCCTGCTCCACCGTCATTTCCAGCACTTCCGCGATCGACTTGCCGTCCAGCTTGTACGCAAGCACTTCTTCCTTGAATCGTTTGCCGCCGCAAACCTCGCAAGGCAGCTTAACGCTGTCGAGGAAGGCAAGGTCCGTGTACACGACGCCAAGCCCCTGGCAGTTCTCGCAGGCGCCCTTGGAGTTGAAGCTAAACAGGCCTTGGTTAACCTTGTTGGCGGAAGCGAACGCCTTGCGCACATCGTCCATGATGCCCGTGTAGGTCGCTGGATTCGAACGGGTCGACACGCCGATCGCCGATTGGTCGATGACGATCGCGTCCGCATGCTGACCCAGGAACACTTCATTGATGAGCGTGCTTTTTCCCGAGCCTGCAACGCCCGTTACGACGGTCAGCACGCCGGTCGGAATATCGACGCTCACGTCTTGCAAATTGTGCAGCGACGCATGCGCCACGGACAATTGGCCGGACGGCGTTCTGCAATTTTGCTTGAGCTGAAGCGGCCGCTTCATAAAATGGCCAGTTAACGTACCCGCTTCCAATAGCCCCTGGAAGCTTCCTTCAAAGACGATGTTGCCGCCCCGGCTGCCTGCATGCGGTCCGACATCGACGATATGATCCGCCACTTTGATCACGTCCGGATCGTGCTCGACGACGATCACCGTATTGCCTTTGTCGCGCAGCTTCTGCAGCAGCTCGTTTAACCGGTGGACATCGCGCGGATGCAAGCCGACGCTCGGCTCGTCGAAAATATAGGTGACGTCCACCAGGCTTCCGCTCAGATGCTTCACCATCTTGACGCGCTGCGATTCGCCGCCCGACAGCGTGTCCGTCTCGCGGTCGAGCGTCAGGTAGTCGAGTCCGATGTCTACCAGATGCTGCAGCCGCTCGCTCAGCATTTGTACGATCGGCGCGGCGGCCGGATCGTCGATCTCGCGAATGATTCGGACGAGCTGACCGACCTCCATGCCGGACAGCTCCGCGATATTATGTCCTTGAACCTTGCACGAAAGCGCGGCCTGGCTCAATCTCGCGCCATGACAGCTGGTGCAAGTGCCTTCTGTAATGAACGGTGCGACCGTCTTCTGCGTGCGCTCGGACTTCGCTTTCAGATCCTGCCTGATATATTTATTGGTAAATTTCTCAAGGGCGCCTTCGACCGTGATATTCATGGCCTTGCCGGCGAAGTCCATCTTCACCTTCCTCGCCTTGCCGTATAGCAGCTGGTCCAGCTCGTCCGGCGCATAATCGCTCAGCTTTTTGTCGGGGTCGAAGTCTCCGGATTGCAGGATCATGTTCAACTCCCAGCCGCCCGCGCCATAATCCGGAAGCATGATCGCCCCTTCGTTCAGCGACTTGGACATATCTATCGCCTTGTCCATGTCGACGCCCAGGCTCCGGCCGATGCCGTTGCATGCGGGGCACATGCCCTGCGGGTCGTTGAACGAAAACAGATTGACTGGTCCGACGTAGGGCTGGCCTACGCGGGAAAACAGCAGCCGGACGATCGGAGAAATGTCGGTGATTGTTCCCATCGTGGAATGCGATCCGCCGCCAAGCCGCTTCTGATCCACGATAACGGCCATGCTCAGGTTCTCGATCGCGTCCGCCTCAGGTTGGGGGTATTTGGGCAAGAATGTGCGAACGAACATGCTGAAGTTCTCGTTCAGCAAACGCGTGGACTCCGCGGCGATCGTATCGAAGACGATCGAGGACTTGCCGGAGCCGGATACGCCGGTAAAAATCGTGATCTTCCGCTTGGGGATTCGGAGCGATATATTGTTGAGATTGTTTTCCCTCGCGCCGGAGATAACGATATACTCCTGATTAGATTCGATCATATACTTAAACGCCATCCTTCCGTATGTATGGTGTACGCGGGGCTCGAGGCAGCTTATCCTCGGCAGACGCAAACCGGCTGCACGCGTCATGCAGCCGGTCATCGACGATTCGGGTCAATTCCGTTCAGTCGCCTCATCTTCTTCTTTTAACGGTTGCTCTAGTCGGAGCAAGTTCGTCCGCCAGAATTTGTCGTAGAACGATACCCAATCCTGCACTTCTCTGAGCGGCGCAGCGTGAAGTCTGAAGCGCGTCTCTCTGCCGACTTTGCGGTCTCGTACGAGTCCTGCTTGCTTAAGAATCGTCAAATGCTTGGATACAGCCGTTCGGCCCATTTCAAAACGCGGCGTTAATTCGTGAAGCGGCAGCTCCGACTTGTCCGCCAGCAGACGGATCAACTCGCGCCTGGTGGGATCGGCGATCGCGTCGAATACGTCCCGCACAGCGAGGTTTTGGCTCACAACACCCTCTCCTATATATTCCGGCCTCGCCTAGGGCTCCTGAGTAAGGAAACCCGTTGGTGTCGGAGTCATTGTATGACACCTTTCGGTGTCGTGTCAATCCCGGCAAAAAGCGGCTAAAAAACCATCCTTGCATCCGGAAGGTTTTATGCCATCGCTCAAGTCATCCCTCTAACATCGGACATGCTTTCGCTTAAAGCCGATCTGGTTTTTCTCGATCGCCTTGCGAATCGTCTCGGCAGCGTTCAAAAATTTCGCTTTGCCTTTCGTTCCGCTCACTTCGACCGGACCGACGTCGATTGCGGTTTGCATCGCTTTGGCATGAAGAGGCAAATAGGATATACCCGCCGTATAAATAAACTGGTTCATCGCGTATTTCGTTCGTTCAGGCGCGCCGTGAATCGACTGTGCGGCCAGATCGAGCATGCCCGCAAGCTTGCGGTCCGAAAACGCGCTGTCCGGCTGATTCCCGATCTGCCAGCAGTAACTGTTCCAGCCGGCCGACATCTTCAGCTCGTCGCCGCTCGCGATCCACCGGTCGGAGACGTCCTGCGCGATTGGCGCTTCCGCCAGGGTTACGGCGACGACAAAGTCGGACAGCATATAAAAATAAGCGGAATCGATCCACCGGTCGAAGTCGTCCGCCGTCATCGCTTTCGGATCCGCAATGATGCCGGCGAAGTACATGGCGTCATAGTTGCCCGTTGCGTAAAGCTGATCGGCCAGAGGCTGATTGATCTTAATCTTCTTGAACAGAGGCTTCATTTCGCCCGTTGCCACGCCAAACACCGGCTCATGCGCACCGTTGGAAATGTACATTTTTTTCAACCGTTCCTTGCCCATCGACTCGAGCTCCTGCATGACCGTATCCAGTTCCATTGCCGGACCCCCATCCCTCTCGCGAGAAGCTTTATTTGACGTTTCTATTATACAAGCTTCTCGGCGGATACGACATGCATGCATGCGTTCTTTCGTACTACTCAAACGACATTCCCGATCGTCCAAACAGGCGGACGCCGCAAAAACGAAAAATCAAAAAGGATGAGGCAGCGCTTACGCCTGCTTCATCCTTTTAAAATTGCCTCAGAAAATCATCATTGCCGCTTCGCTTTGCGATCTTTAGACTTCCGACGCGAACAGATCCGTCGACAAATACTTCAGGCCCGAATCGTTAATCGTAATCAGAATTCGGCTGCCGCGTTCATTGCCCTTAAGCAATTGCAGCGCCGCAGCCGCATTCGCGCCAGATGAAAAGCCTGCAAATATGCCTTCCTTGGACGCCAGATCCCGCGCGGCTTGAATGGCACGCTCATCCGATATTTGAACGAAGTCCTCTATCGGCGACGAATCGTCCAAAAGAGATAACGGCATGCTGTAGCCCCCGCCCTGAATGCGATGGTTGGCGTTCGTTACCTCTCGTCCCGCTAAAAACGGTGCCGTAAAAGGTTCAACGACGTAACAGCGTATGTCGGGCTTCAACGCTTTAAACGCGCGGGCGCAACCGCCGAACGTGCCGCCGCTTCCGACGAAATCGACAAAAGCGTCGATTTGCCCGTCCGTCTGCTCCCAGGCCTCCTGCGCCGTTCCGTATTGATGCGCATGCACGCTCCCCATTCGGTTGAACTGATCGGCACGGAATGCGTTGCGTTCAAGCGCGATTCGCTCCGTCACAAGCTCGACCAGCCGCAGATCCTCTCCCGACACCTGGCCTTCCAGCGCGCCCGGCGCTTGATCCACAA from the Cohnella hashimotonis genome contains:
- a CDS encoding excinuclease ABC subunit UvrA; translation: MIESNQEYIVISGARENNLNNISLRIPKRKITIFTGVSGSGKSSIVFDTIAAESTRLLNENFSMFVRTFLPKYPQPEADAIENLSMAVIVDQKRLGGGSHSTMGTITDISPIVRLLFSRVGQPYVGPVNLFSFNDPQGMCPACNGIGRSLGVDMDKAIDMSKSLNEGAIMLPDYGAGGWELNMILQSGDFDPDKKLSDYAPDELDQLLYGKARKVKMDFAGKAMNITVEGALEKFTNKYIRQDLKAKSERTQKTVAPFITEGTCTSCHGARLSQAALSCKVQGHNIAELSGMEVGQLVRIIREIDDPAAAPIVQMLSERLQHLVDIGLDYLTLDRETDTLSGGESQRVKMVKHLSGSLVDVTYIFDEPSVGLHPRDVHRLNELLQKLRDKGNTVIVVEHDPDVIKVADHIVDVGPHAGSRGGNIVFEGSFQGLLEAGTLTGHFMKRPLQLKQNCRTPSGQLSVAHASLHNLQDVSVDIPTGVLTVVTGVAGSGKSTLINEVFLGQHADAIVIDQSAIGVSTRSNPATYTGIMDDVRKAFASANKVNQGLFSFNSKGACENCQGLGVVYTDLAFLDSVKLPCEVCGGKRFKEEVLAYKLDGKSIAEVLEMTVEQALAFFQLKEVVRKLQAMSDVGLNYITLGQPLSTLSGGECQRIKLASELHKKGSIYVMDEPTTGLHMSDIGHLLEIMNRLVDAGNTVIVIEHNLEVISQADWIIDMGPDGGSRGGQVVFEGTPEQIVREGRSITGKYLA
- a CDS encoding ArsR/SmtB family transcription factor, with the translated sequence MSQNLAVRDVFDAIADPTRRELIRLLADKSELPLHELTPRFEMGRTAVSKHLTILKQAGLVRDRKVGRETRFRLHAAPLREVQDWVSFYDKFWRTNLLRLEQPLKEEDEATERN
- a CDS encoding DNA alkylation repair protein, producing MELDTVMQELESMGKERLKKMYISNGAHEPVFGVATGEMKPLFKKIKINQPLADQLYATGNYDAMYFAGIIADPKAMTADDFDRWIDSAYFYMLSDFVVAVTLAEAPIAQDVSDRWIASGDELKMSAGWNSYCWQIGNQPDSAFSDRKLAGMLDLAAQSIHGAPERTKYAMNQFIYTAGISYLPLHAKAMQTAIDVGPVEVSGTKGKAKFLNAAETIRKAIEKNQIGFKRKHVRC
- a CDS encoding PLP-dependent cysteine synthase family protein; translated protein: MSGKILNHAYEAIGQTPVVRLSRLTAGLDGEIYAKLEYLNPGFSKKDRAARAIIEEAEAGGLLSPGQTVVELTSGNMGTGLAIVCAAKGYPFVAVMSKGNSIERARMMKALGAEVILVDQAPGALEGQVSGEDLRLVELVTERIALERNAFRADQFNRMGSVHAHQYGTAQEAWEQTDGQIDAFVDFVGSGGTFGGCARAFKALKPDIRCYVVEPFTAPFLAGREVTNANHRIQGGGYSMPLSLLDDSSPIEDFVQISDERAIQAARDLASKEGIFAGFSSGANAAAALQLLKGNERGSRILITINDSGLKYLSTDLFASEV